CCGTTGCAGGTCTCAACAAGAGCGGTGTCGCTGGCTCTTACGTGGCCGGTCAGTCCGGTGGCGCGTTGGTGTTCGACCTGTTCCCGAGCGTCTGGGCCGATGGCGAATCCGTCATGAACAAGGAAGGTACGCAAGCCAAGCTCGACAATCCTTCGATGAAGGCCGAGCTGGAAGCGTACAAGACGCTTGCCAACACGCCCAACGGTCTCGGCTCCGGTTCCAAGGAGGAAACCGGCGCCACCTGGACCGCTCCGTTTGCCAACGGCAAGATCGGTGTGATGCCCTATCCGAATACGTCGGTCACGGCCATCATGGAAGCCGAGAAGAAGGGCGGCTTCCACGTCGGTGTCGCTCCGATTCCGGGCACCAAGGAAGGCAAGACCTCCACGTTCCTAGGTGGCGATGCCATGGGTATCTCCAAGGATTCGAAGCACGTCGCGCAGGCATGGAACTTCCTTTCCTGGCTGATGCAGGACAAGACGCAGGCCAAGGTGTTCGCCGCCAAGGGCGATACCGCTTCCAACGTCAAGACCCTGAAGACCGCTTACACCAACGCCGACAAGCGCGTACAGACCATCAACTCCGTCATCATCGACGGCAACGGCCAGACGCCGAAGTCCCCGAAGTTCAATGAGGCGTTCAACGCCGCCGGTTCTCCGTTCCAGCTGCTCATCCAGAATGCCATCTGGGGCAACGGCGATCTTTCCGCCGACAACAAGGCCGTGACCAAGGCGCTCGGCGACAACTGATGGCCCCAAGGCTGATGGGGCATTCGGATGTCTCGATGCTGTTGAGATTCATCATCCGATTGGTTCCTTCAGCCTTTGAATGAGGTTTGTTGGGGATGCTGATGTTGCCGCGGGTCATGCGATTCGCGTCGGCATCAGCATTCACGACGGATTTCATTCTCCAAGAGATCGATTCCTAGTATTTTGCCAATTAAGGAGAGAGAAGCATGTCAAGTGTTTCCAAAGGCGCTGTGACGTCCTCACGGTCCACAATGAAAAGGGAGCAGACCCGTCGTGGGCTGTTGTATGCGTTGCCGGACTGGCTGTTCATCATCATTCTGTTCTTCGTCCCCATCCTCCTGCTGATAGTGATGGCCGGGTCGCGCTGGTCGCTGATGGGCGGCAATCGCGGATGGAATTTCCCGGAGAACTTCATCAAGGTGTTCCAAAGCGATCTGCTCGTTCAGTCGATATGGTTCACCGTGGAATACACGGTTATTGTCACCATTATTCTGCTCGCGCTGGGCTTGGGGCTGGCGTTGATCGTGCAGGAGTCGAGCAGGTGGAACACCGTTCTGCGCACCTGCTTCCTGCTGCCGAGCGCCACCGGTCTGGCCTCCGCGTCGCTGCTGTTCTACGCGATGTATTCCCCGCAGGTCGGCCCGGTCACCAAGATCCTGCATTTCTTCGGGCTTATCGGCGAAGGCGGTTCGGTGCTGGCCACCGGTCAGTCAGCATTGTGGGCCACGGTCATCGTCATCGTCTGGCGCTTCTCCGGCTACTACATGCTGCTGATGATGATCGGCTTGCAGTCCATTCCGGGCGATCTTTATGAGGCGGCGCGTATGGATGGTGCAAACTCGTGGCGCATCTTCCGTTCCATCACCCTGCCGCTGATGAAGCCGACAGTGGTGATGTGCCTGGTCTATTGCGTCACCGGCTCGATCCTGGCGTTCGACCAGTTTTTCATCCTCACCAAGGGTGGTCCGAACAACTCCACGATGACCGTGGTGCAGCTGATCTACAACTTCGCGTTCGATTCCAAGAAGGATCTGGGCATGGCGGCGGCGCTTTCGCTGCTCGTGCTCGTCGCGCTGGTCATCATCAATTCGATCCAGATGCGCGGTATGCGCGACAACACGAAGTAGGGAAGGGAAGAAACATGTCTACAGCATTGTGGAAGCGCGTCGTCGCTCGTATTTTGGAAGCGCTGCTTGCGCTCATCTTCATCATCCCGCTTGCCTGGGTCGTGGTCAGCTCCTTCAGCCCGCAGGCCGGTTCCGCCCAATCGCAGGGTTGGGGCGTCGCCAACTATCTGACGTTGTTCGGCTATCAGGATGGGTTGCCGACCTACCTGGTCAATTCGATTATCGTCACCGTGATTGCCGTCTTTTTCTCCGTTCTGGTATGCACGCTTGCAGGATATTCGTTCTCAAGGTTCAATTACCCGGGACGCAACCTCGGTTTCATGGTCACCCTTTCGATTCTTATGGTGCCTTACGCTTCGTTGCTGATTCCGCTGATGGTCTGGTTCAAGGATATCGGCCTCAACAATTCGCTGCTGGGTGTTGCGTTGGTCATCACGCTTTTCCAGCTGCCGATGAGCACGTTCATCATGCGCATCGCCTTTGACGCCATCCCGAAGGATATGGAGGAAGCGGCGATGGTCGACGGGTGCAACAGCTTCCAGGCATTGATGAAGATTCTGGTGCCTGTGGTCAAGCCGTCGATGGTCACCGTAGGTCTGCTGGCGTTCCTCGAAGCCTGGAACAACTTCATGATTCCGCTGTATCTGGTTGGCTCGGGCAAGGCGACGTTGCCGCTTGCGTTGGTCAACATGCGTCAGCAGACGATGGGCGTCATCGATTACGGCGCCACCGAAGCGGGTGTTGTCATTCTGCTTATTCCGGCGGCGATTCTCTTCCTGGCCTTGCAGAAGTACTATGTCAAGGGCTTCATGGCCGGTGCGGTGAAGGGATGATTGAATTGCTGTTCAACGTATTCAAGGGGAGGTCGAACCATGGCTGATATCTCTATAGTGCAATCCGAAGTTTCAGAGCCCCGTGTCGTCATCACCTCACCATTCTGGGTTCGCCGGCGTGAGCAGATTGCGAAAAGCGTCATCCCTTATCAATGGAAGGTAATGAACGACGAAATCGAGACGAAAGTGCCTGACGATCCGGCGGGGAACCAGTCGCAAAACGACCGGAGCCACGCCATCGGCAACCTTGAGGCTGCCGCAGGGCGCTCGGACGATGAGTTCTCCGGCATGGTGTTTCAGGATTCTGATGTCTACAAATGGCTTGAGGAAGCGGCTTACTCGCTTTCCTACCATCCTGATGATCGACTGCGCAGGCTCTGCGACTGGACGGTTGACCTGATCGCCGAGGCGCAGCAGAGCGACGGATACCTCGATACCCCCTTCCAGATACGATCGGGCGTCTGGGCCGGCCGGTCCCGTTTCTCCCAGCTGCAGCAGTCGCATGAGATGTATGTGATGGGCCATTATATGGAGGCCGGCGTTGCCTACCATGCCGTTACCGGAAACAAGAAGGCGTTGGACATAGCCTGCAGGATGGCCGATTGTCTGGATGCCAATTTCGGGCCGGAAGAAGGCAAGATCCACGGCGCCGATGGCCATCCCGAAGTCGAGCTCGCCTTGGCCAAGCTTTACGAGGCCACCGGGGAGAGCCGCTATCTGAAACTGGCCAAATACCTGATCGAGATACGTGGCCAGGATCCCGATTTCTATGCACGTCAGCAGGCCCGGCAGCACGGCGACAGCATCATGCCGGATATGCTGCGTTTGCCGCTTTCGTATTTCCAGGCCGACAAACCGGTTTGCGAGCAGCATGAAGCCAATGGCCATGCGGTTCGCGTGGGATATCTGTGCACGGGCATCGCCAGTGTCGCTCGCCTGACCGGTGACAAGCAGCTCTTGGATGCTGCCAAGCGGCTATGGTCCAATATCGTCAACAAGCGCATGTATGTCACCGGTGCCATCGGATCCACCCACGTCGGTGAATCGTTCACCTACGACTACGATTTGCCCAACGACACGATGTACGGAGAGACCTGCGCGTCGGTGGCGATGAGCAAATTCGCCAGCCAGATGCTGCTCGTCGAACCTAACGGCGAGTATGCGGATGTGTTGGAACGCGAGTTGTTCAATGGGGCCTTGGCCGGAATCGGCTTGGATGGCAAACAATATTATTACGTCAATCCCTTGGAGTCCGATCCGGCTGGATTGGCCAACCCTGACCGTCATCACGTGCTTTCGCATCGTGTCGATTGGTTCGGTTGCGCCTGCTGCCCCGCGAATATCGCACGGTTGATTGCGTCGGTGGACCAATATATCTATACCGAACTCGATGGCGGGAAGATCGTATTGAGCCATCAGTTCATCGCGAATAACGCTCGGTTCGGCAACGGTCTGAGCGTGGTCCAGAAATCTGATTTCCCATGGGAAGGGCATATCCATTACGAGCTGGCCTTGCCTGGTCAAGCTGCAAAACCTGTTCGCTTCGGTATCAGGATTCCGGCGTGGTCGCTTAGCGCTTATTCGCTCAGTGTCAACGGCGAGGCCCGGCGTCCACAAGTCGATCAGGGGTTTGTCTACTTCGATGTGGCTCCTGGCGAGGTGGTGAATATCGACCTTGACCTCGATATGTCGGTCCAGTTCGTTCGGGCCAATACCCGCGTGCGCAACGATGCCGGAAGTTTGGCGGTCCAGCGTGGCCCGCTGATCTATTGTGCTGAAGAAGCCGATAATCCAGGACCTCTATGGTCTTACGCCATTGAAACCGATGATACGGATAAGGCTGTTACGGCCTTTGATGCGCATCTGCTTTCAGGGGTCGAGACGGTTTCGGTTCCGGCACGACGCGAAGCGTCCGATGACGAAGATGCGCCGTTGTATATGCGTTGGCGCGGCAAATCGGACGGGGAGAAGACGATGCTCAACATGATTCCGTATTATGCGTGGGCGAATCGGGAAATTGGCGGTATGCGCGTGTTCTTCCGAAGAGCTTGAGCGTATCTCGAGTAAGGCCATGGCAGATTCTGCCGGGCTGGAATGATACTTGCCGTTTGATTGAGCAGTTCAATTGAATAGCAAGCGTGCCTTGTTGCGGAGTGGAGTCTTTGACGAGGCGCGCATGGAATGGGAGGGATGGCCCGCCGATCACGGTGGGCCATCTTCCTGTATTGCAATGCTATTCTAGCCATACGACATGCAGTGGTGCGAAAATAAGAGAAAATCAAAAAACTTTGCCGCTAAATATCAAGTAATATGAAAGGTATCGCTTGCGAAAGCGTATGTAGTGTATTATAATAGATCTGATCGTAAAATACTCCACATTTTCATTTTTACGGTTCCCATTCCATGAATGCATACATTGAAGTCTGTGGCATGGAGCAGTTCGGACACCAACAGGTTCTACCTGTGTCACGGCCTTGTGGAGAGGTACGAAGATGCAAGTTCACTTAAGGAAGTGTTTCGCCGTAACGGTCGGGGCGTTGGTCGCCGTCGCCACCATGGCAACCGGCGGCGTTTCTTCCGCAAATGCTTCAGAAGATATCGCCAATCCGAATTCGGCGATTGGATATCCGTCGTTTCATGGCGACCAGAACCCCATTCCCGATTCCGGGGTGCAATATGACGCCGCGAACAGTTATCTGGGCAAGGTGTTCGACCGCGATGTAAGTCAGGGAGCCGGAACGGATACCGCCGACAACCACGATTTCTGGGTTGATCGCATGCTGGTCCGTAAGGGAGACCAGCCGACCGGAACCGGAACGACCGACAAAGGCACCTATCATTATGAGGGTGCGGACGGCAATCAATACATGTTTTCGCGTGGACGCGCCGCCTATATGCGCACCCACGAGCCCGGAACCCTCGGTTTCGGCGGGCAGTTGGCCTATAAGGACACCATCAGCGACAAAGGCGGTTTTTCGGTCAGTCTTTCCGAAGGCGGCACGAAACTGACGCTCAAGGAGGACGGCTCCCAACGCAAGCAGACGCCGAGCTATTGGCAAAGCGTGTTCACCACTTCCGATTCCTCGCTGAAACTTACCGAAATCAAATACATCACCAACGAAAACGTGCTGGTGATGGGCTATAACCTGCAAAGCAGCGTCGCCAAAACAGTAACGGTGGACGTCGGTTCGCCCATCGCCACCAACGCTGACGGCGACGAGCTGACCGGGGTGGTCAACCTCAATCGTCAGCTGACCACGGTGTATCCCCGTCTGTCCGGCGACGGCATGAAGCCGGTCAAGGGCAAACTGCACGGCGATGTCGCGCTGACGGCGAACCAGCCGGTATACAACAAGATTCAGATGGGGCTGCTGGCAGACGAATTGCCAAGCGCGAAAACCGAGTACGATCGGGTGCGCGGCCAGTCGGCCGCACAGGCTTACAAAGACCATGTGACGACCTACAACAAATGGTGGGTCGACAACATCCCGTATATCCAGACTCCCGAGCAGAACATCGACAAGACCGTCTTCTATCGTTGGTGGCTGACCAGGTTCAATTTCATCGATGCCAATATGCCGGGCAACACCTATCAGTTCCCCGCGGCCATCGAAGGTGTGCTGGGCTACAACAACTCCATCGTGCTGACCACCTGCATGTTCCTCAACGATCTGAAGTATCTGCGTGACCCGTCATATTCCTACGGTACGTGGGTGGCTGCCGGCGAGACGGCAAAGAGCAAGCAGTATGTCGACAACCCCGGCGGGACGAGCTGGAACAACAGCTATACGCAATACATCACCGATTCCGCCTGGCAGTCCTATATGGTTCATGGCGGTCCGAAGGCTATTGCGGAAAGCATCGGCACTTACGGACGTAACGATGTCAATGGACTCGTCGGTTCTCAAAACAAATCCTTCAACCGCAACGGCAACAAGCTCATCGATTGGGATTGGGCCTCGATGACCGGCAACGACGCCGATGCGGTGTCGTTCGACGAGCATCCCGGAGAAGCGATGGATCGTCCCGAAAGCGCTTGGGTCTGGGCCAACGCCCGTTCGGCCGCTGACGCCTTCAAAGAAGCCGGAGACGCTTCGGGAGCCGCGGAAATGAAAAAGACCGCGGATGACATTCGTTCGCAGATCATCAGCGAGCTGTGGAACAAGGACACGAACCTGGTACAGTCCAAGTGGATCGGAGCGCATAACGGCCAATTCGCCAAGTGGAAGGAAATCAACAACTTCTACCCCTACGCCGCCGAACTGATGCCGACCGATGGCACATACGACAAGGGTCTGCGCCTGTTCGCCGATGCCGATCAATACCCGATCTTCCCCTTCTTCACCGCCAATCAGGCCGATAAGGCCGAGATGATCAAGGAGACGGGCAACGAAGGCTCCAACAATTTCTCCATCATCAATTCCACGCCGTTGTTCCGTATCTATGCCTCCGGCCTACGTTCATACAACTCCGAAAAGAACGGGTACATCACCCCGGAAAGCTTCAAGAAGCTTCTGTATTGGAACGCTTTCGCCCACTACCAGGGCGGCGACAACCGCTATCCCGATCAGAATGAGTTCTGGAATACGGCCACCGACAAGAACGGCGGCGAAATCGATTACCGTTCCTGGATCCACCACACCCAATTGGGAACCACCAATTGGACGATGGTCGAGGATGTCGCCGGTTTGCGTCCACGCAGCGACGGCAAGATCGAACTCGACCCGATCGCCATCCCGGGCTGGAATTACTTCACCGTCAACAACCTGAGCTATCACGGTCAGGATGTCTCGATCGTCTGGAACGCCAAGGGCAAGGACGGCAAGCTGCATTATACGAACCTGCCTGAAGGCTACTCGCTGTATGTCAGCGGCAAACGTGTCTTCACTTCAGACAAACTGACCCATATCATTTACGATTCCGCCACCGGCCAGGCATCGGTCAGCGGCGCCAACGGCGACCAGAGTGCAACCATCGTTTCCGGAGAGACTCAGTCGTTGCGCAACGCGGACGCCGTGCAGTATGGGTCGGATTCCCGCATCACCGATATCTTCGCCAAGGCAGGCAAAAACATTGACCCGGCCTCCAAGAGCCAGGTCGATGTGGCCAAGGGCGCATCGGTGAGTGCCAGTTATGAGGCCGACGGCAGGCCGGCCACCGCGGCGGTTGACGGTTCGAGCGTCAACGAGCCCTTCTGGGGTACCGACGGATCGAAGAGCGCCAAAGATTCCTTGACGATCGACTTCGGCGCCGCCAAGACCATCGACGACATTCGTCTGTATTTCTACAAGACCGCGGCCAGTTTCACGGTCCAGGGCTATAGCGAGCCGTCGCTGTATCAGCTGGAATACTGGGACGGCGGTGCATGGAAGCGCATTCCCGCCCAGTCTCGCACGCCGGGCATTCCCAAGGCGAACTACAACAATGTCCAATTCCCGGAAATAACGACGAACAAGATCCGTGCCGTGTTCACCCATGCACCGGGTTATAAGACCGGTGTCAAGGAGATCGAGGCCTACGATACGGGCATCGCGGCTCCTGCGGCGAGCAATAAGGCCCCGGTGGTCGATGCGTATGTCGCCAAGAACAGCGCGGAAGGCGCACAGCTTGCCGGAACGGTACGTGACGACGGATTGCCCGACGGCGAGCTTAACGCCAAGTGGGAGATGGTTTCCGGTCCGAAAGGCGGGAAGGTCGTTTTCGCCGATGCCACGAGTGCCAGCACCGTGGCCACATTCAATATCGAAGGTGACTATGTGCTGAAACTGACAGGTTCGGATGGCGAGCTGTCCGCCGAAAAGACGGTGACGGTCCATGGCATCCCGTCGGATGGCACGGTCAATATCGCCTCCCAGGCCAAGCCGACCGTCAGCTCCATCAACGCCACATTGCCGAAGGACAATGCGAAAGTCATCAATGACGGTCAGAGCGACCCTGCAGGATCCTCGGCCAAGATGAGCTGGAACAATTGGGGCCAAAACGACCCCGCACCTTGGGCGCAGTACGAATGGTCCGGCAAGGTTCCGCTCGCGAAGGCGAACGTGTACTTCTGGACGGACGGCGGTGGCGTGCCATTGCCGAAAGCATGGAAGCTGCAATATTGGGATGACTTGTCGAACGGATGGAAAGACGTGTCCTTGAAGTCCGGCTCATCCTATGACATCGCCAAGGGGCAGGGCGAGACGGTATCGTTCAAGACCGTCTGGACTTCCAAGCTCCGTGTGGCGATGACACCTGACGGCGATAGCGCGGTCGGGCTGAGCGAAGTCGAAGCCTATGCCAAAGAACCGCAAAGTGTTGATGCTGTCGCCAGAATGGTGGCAACAGGCAGCAAGGCCAAGGATCTGAAACTGCCCTCGAGCGTGAGTGCCTCGTATGCCGATGGGTCCAGAGCCGATCTGGCTGTGACGTGGCCGGAGGTGAGCGACGCTCAGTTGGCTTCTGACGGAAGCTTCACGCTCAAGGGTGTGGTGGCTGGTGCGCCTGCGGGCGTAACGGCGGTCGTGAATGTGAAAAGCGACGCAAACAGCGCTCTGGCCAACGGTGTCAGCTCCATCGATGACAGCGAGCAGACCGTCTACCAAGGTTCCACCGGTCTCACCCCGCCGGCCACCGTCACCGGACGGTATATGAACGGCGGCAGCGACAGCAGTCTCAAAGTGACGTGGGACGCCGCCCAGCTCAAAGCGGTTAAGCTCGATACCATCGGCGACTACCAGGTGACGGGATCCGTCGCAGGCACGTCCAAGACGGCCAAGCTCGTCGTCCACGTCATCGCCAACCCCAACGCTGCCGATACCACGCCGCTGACCGGGTGGATTCAACCGAAGGCCAAGACCTCGGTGAGTGCCGAGGCCTCGTGGTCCAAGGCCGAAAACAAGCTCAACGATGGGGTGCTCGTCGATGACACCTGGCCCACACAGGACGATCAGGATGTCAACGCCAAGGTCTGGGGCACTTGGGGAGTCGCCACCGACGGTATCTACGCCCAATACACATGGGACAAGGATGCCGTCATCGACAAGGCCCAAGTGCAGTTCTGGGCGAACTTCAGCACGCGAAACGAGGCAAAGGGAGGTCTTGAGATTCCCGATGGCTGGGAAATCCAGTATTGGGACAACGCTTCCAGCGCTTGGAAACAGGTCAGCAGCGGAAAATACACGACTGTACGTAATGACCCGACTCATCACGCCACCGAAAACGGCGGATGGAGCGTGGCCACATTCTCGCCGGTCACCACCAGCAAGCTGCGCCTTGTGCTGCACCCCAACCTGACCCGTAGTGCCACGTTCGGCACTGCCGTGGCCGAATGGCAGGTGCACGCGCAGGACGGAACGCCGGTGGCTGTGAATACCGCTGCCCTGCAATCGGCGGTCAACGCTGCCGAATCGCTGCAGAAGGACAGGTACACCAGCCAAAGCTGGACGCCGTTCGAACAGGCCTTGAACGAGGCCAAGGCATTGTTGGCCAATAGCGCTGCCACCCAGCAGCAGGTCGATCAGGCCCTTCAGAAACTGCATGATGCGCAGTTGGCGTTGGTCCCGGTCACCCCGATGCCGAGTGCGGACCTCACCGAGCTCAATACACTCATCGCTGCTGTCAGCGGTTTACAGGAAGACGCGTATACGAAGGACAGCTGGAAGGTGTTCGCACAGGCTCTGCAACGAGCCAAGAGTGTGGTCGCCGACAGCAATGCCACCCAGCAGGAAGTCGATGCGGCCTTGCGTGATTTGCGCAACGCCAGGAACGGCCTTAAGGCCGCGCCGTCTCTTCCCGGCAAAACCGATACCAGCAAGCTGTCGGAAACGGTGAATAAGGCGAGCGGGCTCAGGCAAGCTGATTACACCGCCGCCTCCTGGAGCCGCTTTGCAAGTGCTCTCGCCCAAGCGCAGAGTGTGCTGACGGATTCGGCTTCCACCCAGCAGCAGATTGATGCCGCCCTGCGTCAATTGAATGATGCGATGAATGCTCTGAAGCCTGTCAACGGGGTGGTTCCCGGTAACGGCGGAACCGCTCTTGGTGGCGGCGATGCAGCAAATTCCACTCATCACAAGCAGGCAGGCAAAGCCGGTGCTCTGAGCAACACGGGTACTTATGGAACGGTCGCGTTGACCGTGCTGACGGTTGCGTTGGCGGCGCTCGGCACTGTGCTCGAGCTGAGCCGTCGCCGTAGGCGTCATGGTGTCCGCTGATTGCTGCTGACATAAGAATGGGAATCGGCCGACCGTAGCGTTTGATCAAGGTCGGCCGATTTCTTATTTATACACACGTAATGAATTATTCGTATGCGATGAAGGATTCGAATGATGGATAAATTTTTGAGTTTTCACAAGAAGCGCATGACGGTATTGGCAGCGGGAGCCGTTGCGGTCTCCATGGCCGCCGGTTTTGCCGTGACCTGCGATGCCGCTGCGGCACAGCCCGTCTCGCAAGAGCAGACGCCGCCCAGCGTGGCCGGCTATGCCTATAACGCATTGCCGTACAACAATCCCGATATCAAGGTCACCCAGATTGACAACAGCGATATGCCTGCCTATCTGCGCAATCCCATAGGGCAGAAGGAGGGGATCGGCACTCCGGATGACCTGTCCGATAACTATTATTCCGCCGACGCGGCCCCGATGGCATATGACGGCAAGCTGTTTGTCTATACGGGCCACGATGAGGCCAGCCCCACCGACGGAACGTTTGTGATGAAGGATTGGGGCGTCTACGTCACCGATAACCCCGAATCCGGAAAATGGACGCATTATAAGAATGTGGCCAAGGCCGATCTTTTCGACTGGGCCACCGGCGATGGGGCCTATGCCGGTCAGGTCGTCGCCGATGACGGAGGAACCCCCGAAGACCCTTCCGATGATTGCTTCTACTATTACATTCCGGTCAAAGACCGCAACGCCAAACCGGGAGCCGATCCGTTTTCCATAGGCGTAGCGACTTCACGCAGTCCTTTGGGCCCTTGGAAGGACGCCATCGGCCATCCGTTGCTGACAACCGCGCAGACGCAGATCGAGACCATCGATCCGGCGTTCTTCGTCGACAACGACGGCAGCGCATACATGCATTTCGGCACGTTCAATTCCCAGCTGGCTGTGAAGATGGCCAAGGACCAACGTACGGGCCGTACCTCGTTCACGCAGCTCGAAAGCGTTGAGGGCGCTTCCGGACCGGAACCGAAGATATACCAGATGCGCGATGAGGATGCGCTTTCTCAGGTTAGCAATTACGACCCCAAGCAGGACATTCTCGGCAGCGATTATGCGCGCAACGTGGACGCTCATCTGTCGTTGGGCAATAACGGCGGCGCGTACGCCAACGGTCCCAAAGGGTTCTTCGAAGCATCATGGGTGTTCCATAAAGGAGACACCTATTACAACGTCTATGACGGAGGGAAGCCCGGTTCCGGCCATGCGACCTGCGTCGAGTCGAACTACCAGGCCTGCATCGAATATTCGAGCGCGTCGAGTCCGCTGGGTCCGTGGAAATATCAAGGCAAGATCCTTGACCATGGCAGCGCCACGACCATGCATCCGTCGGTGGTTCAATTCGGCGGCAAATGGTGGGTCACCTACCATACCGCCGACAAAAAGGGCGGCACCGATTTCAGACGCGCGCTGTGCATCGATACCGTGGATTGGAACGACGGACGGATGACGAGCGTTGCGCATCCGACGAAGGCGGAAAAGATACAGCCGTCGCGTAATGTGGCTCCGTACGCCATCCCCAGCGCTACCTTCACCGAGACCGCGTCGTTTGTCGGATCGCTCAACGATGGGCGAGTGCTGCAAACCGCCGTCGTGCCAGCCGACCATTGGACCAATTACCGGTCCATACCTCAGCCGCAATCTTCGGATTCACTGATCTACCAATGGGACGGGCAGGTGCGCATCGACAGTTCCAAGGTGTTCTTTGATGTTGACAGCAACGCGCTGCGTGCGCCGCAGACGTGGAAACTGCAATATCTCACCGATGATGGGGCATGGAAGGATGTCGGCAATCCCAGCGCTTACACCGTGCAGACCGGTAAAGGCAACCCCAACGTCGTGACGTTTGACGCCGTGACCACCAGCGCTCTCAAACTCGACCTTGTCGCCCAGCCGGTAGATGGCGGATATGCCTCGGTGGGGGTTCCCGAATGGGAGGTGTACGGCCAGGAAGGCGGAACCGCCATGTCGGTTCCCGCACTTACCACGGCAACCGGATCGGCTCCGCAGTTGCCTGCAAGGGTACCGGTCTCCTATGGTTCTTTGCGCGTGCAGGCTCCGGTGATCTGGCGGCCGGTTGACGCCGGCAGCTATGCGCAGGCAGGCTCGTTCACCGTGCCTGGCGTTGTCGCCGGGCTGTCGGATTCCGGCATCTCCAGCTCGCAGGATGAAACCCCGACAGGCAATGTGCAGGTCAGGGTCAACGTCGTCGACCATTATGCGCCCGCTGCGGATGTCACCGCTCCTGTGGCCAAGGTCGCGCTCGCCGGAACGCAAGGCAGGAACGGCTGGGTGATCAACCATCCTGTGGCTCTGGTGTCTGCCGTCGACGACAGCGCCGCCCCCGCCTCGCGGCTTGAGCTGAAAATAGGGGATCAGGATTGGCGAACCATCGCTACCGGGGCCAATACCGCTTTTGCCGGTGTCGACGGGGAAGGCCGGATCGAAGTCCAGGCGCGTGCGGTCGATGCCGCCTCCAACAGCTCGTCTGTCGTCTCGCAGAGCGTCGATGTCGATTCTCGGGCACCGACGGTCACGGCCAATCTTGATAGCGCGAACCGTGCGATCACGTTGAACGTCGACGATCAGGGCGGTTCGGGTGTCGAC
The window above is part of the Bifidobacterium sp. ESL0704 genome. Proteins encoded here:
- a CDS encoding family 43 glycosylhydrolase, yielding MSFHKKRMTVLAAGAVAVSMAAGFAVTCDAAAAQPVSQEQTPPSVAGYAYNALPYNNPDIKVTQIDNSDMPAYLRNPIGQKEGIGTPDDLSDNYYSADAAPMAYDGKLFVYTGHDEASPTDGTFVMKDWGVYVTDNPESGKWTHYKNVAKADLFDWATGDGAYAGQVVADDGGTPEDPSDDCFYYYIPVKDRNAKPGADPFSIGVATSRSPLGPWKDAIGHPLLTTAQTQIETIDPAFFVDNDGSAYMHFGTFNSQLAVKMAKDQRTGRTSFTQLESVEGASGPEPKIYQMRDEDALSQVSNYDPKQDILGSDYARNVDAHLSLGNNGGAYANGPKGFFEASWVFHKGDTYYNVYDGGKPGSGHATCVESNYQACIEYSSASSPLGPWKYQGKILDHGSATTMHPSVVQFGGKWWVTYHTADKKGGTDFRRALCIDTVDWNDGRMTSVAHPTKAEKIQPSRNVAPYAIPSATFTETASFVGSLNDGRVLQTAVVPADHWTNYRSIPQPQSSDSLIYQWDGQVRIDSSKVFFDVDSNALRAPQTWKLQYLTDDGAWKDVGNPSAYTVQTGKGNPNVVTFDAVTTSALKLDLVAQPVDGGYASVGVPEWEVYGQEGGTAMSVPALTTATGSAPQLPARVPVSYGSLRVQAPVIWRPVDAGSYAQAGSFTVPGVVAGLSDSGISSSQDETPTGNVQVRVNVVDHYAPAADVTAPVAKVALAGTQGRNGWVINHPVALVSAVDDSAAPASRLELKIGDQDWRTIATGANTAFAGVDGEGRIEVQARAVDAASNSSSVVSQSVDVDSRAPTVTANLDSANRAITLNVDDQGGSGVDTVEFRRDKGAWERYADGQTIKATGTGRETVSFRAADKAGNMSIVASKDIPSDRSVPLTGYIEKDAVPSDPENKASGWTKGVAALNDGVTIPDGCQSQNECIWGSWPNTGTIALEYAWDREVTIDSSRVQFTSDGGGLAIPQSWKLQYWDAAASAYVDIAQARYSTVSNVPDHYGDDHGGWSEGTWKTPVKTTKLRLVMESGSGSPALAEWQVHAPESVNPPQPAPNPVVPPSPSPPVAADKTSLNAWLATVKPVTSQEGRYTQESWEAFMRAWRDAQAVAADGKASQSRVDAALRQLKQAYNALVVVHGGDSTTNDGNTNAGNHHSDHHSAAADTSGKNTAKAGENTTIAATGAAVSAIAGTCALMLLAGGALLWCKTRRHGQNR